The DNA region GGGTCATGGCGGAATTGGCGAGTTGTCCATTGACTCATTGAAGCATGGTTCCATCGGGCGGGGCAACGGTTCAATCGTCAAGGATCAATCGCCAATTCCTACGAGAGGACCACTTTGAGGGTCGCATACATGACGGTGACCTCCACCGCGTGGGCCGCGATCGTGGCCCACAGGTTGCCAAGGCGCAGCCGGATCACCCCCCAGACCAGCCCGTCCCAGACGGCGATCCAGTGCAGATGCGTGAAGGTGGCGACCATGAAGGGATCGAAGGAGAAGGCCAGGGCGGAGCCGGCGACCGCCAGGACCGGCCCGACCCTCCCCGGGAATGCCGACCGGAAGAGGGCCGTGAGCCGTCCCAGCAGGAAGCCGCGGAAGTTCACTTCGACCAAGGCCGCGATCGCGACGATGAGCCAGGGCAGCATGACCGCCGTCGGCATGCGGGCGTGCGGGGTCTCGCGGAGGAACTGGATGTCGCCCCCGAGTGCAGGAACGAGCCAGAGGATGACCGACACGTTGATCGGGCCCAGCACCAGTCCGGTGGCCAGCCCCCAGCGCATCCCTTCGGGGAATCGGGAAGGGGCCAGCCCGAGGCGAGCGACGACGTCGGTGTTCCTGATGGCCCAGGCGGCCAGTCCGGCGTAGGCCAGGATCTGGGGTATGAACTGGGCGGCCGGCCGCTGTTGCAGGTGGCCGGGCAGGAGGTAGTAGAGGAGGGTAGCCAGGATCGGAAACAACGCGAGGCCGGCCCATCGCTCCCGCTCCGACTCGACCGGCAGGGAAGACGGACCGGCCATCGCCTCGCGCCTCAGCCCTATTGCAGCACGATGCTGTAGCGGTCGAGAGTGGTCGCTTTCGTGCGCGCGAGATTAGACAGGGACTTGTTATAGTCCACGACGGCCCGCAGTTCGTTCCCCCTGGCGGTGGCAAGGTCGCGCTGGAAGTCCAGCACGAACCGGGTCGTGCTGAGCCCGACGTTCAACCGCTCCTGCTCGGCCTGGAGTTGTTTCTCCGCCATGATCCGGGCGGACCTCGTCGTCTCGA from Nitrospirota bacterium includes:
- a CDS encoding CPBP family intramembrane glutamic endopeptidase, whose product is MAGPSSLPVESERERWAGLALFPILATLLYYLLPGHLQQRPAAQFIPQILAYAGLAAWAIRNTDVVARLGLAPSRFPEGMRWGLATGLVLGPINVSVILWLVPALGGDIQFLRETPHARMPTAVMLPWLIVAIAALVEVNFRGFLLGRLTALFRSAFPGRVGPVLAVAGSALAFSFDPFMVATFTHLHWIAVWDGLVWGVIRLRLGNLWATIAAHAVEVTVMYATLKVVLS